In Glycine max cultivar Williams 82 chromosome 7, Glycine_max_v4.0, whole genome shotgun sequence, a single window of DNA contains:
- the LOC100799603 gene encoding ATP synthase subunit delta', mitochondrial — MLRRATTSLISGASRRRLSTDVPATPAADSVFAEAWKKVSPNIDPPKTPLAYMKPRPPTPSTLPSKLTVNFVLPYASQLAAKEVDMVIVPATTGQMGVLPGHVATIAELKPGVLSVHEGNDVTKYFVSSGFAFIHANSVADIIAVEAVPVDRIDVNLVQKGLQEFTQKLNSATTDLEKAEAQIGVDVHSALNSALSG; from the exons ATGCTCCGCCGCGCAACCACCTCCCTCATCTCCGGCGCCTCCCGCCGCCGCCTCTCCACCGACGTGCCGGCGACGCCGGCGGCGGATTCCGTCTTCGCGGAGGCGTGGAAGAAAGTGAGCCCCAACATCGACCCGCCGAAGACGCCGCTGGCGTACATGAAGCCCCGACCACCCACTCCTTCGACTCTCCCCTCCAAACTCACCGTCAACTTCGTCTTGCCCTACGCTTCTCAATTGGCCGCAAAAGag GTTGATATGGTCATTGTACCAGCAACAACTGGGCAGATGGGTGTTCTCCCAGGACATGTAGCAACAATTGCAGAGTTGAAACCTGGTGTCCTATCTGTACATGAAGGGAACGATGTGACCAAGTACTTTGTCAGCAGTGGCTTTGCATTCATCCATGCAAACTCTGTGGCTGATATAATAGCTGTTGAGGCCGTGCCGGTAGACCGAATTGATGTGAATCTAGTCCAGAAGGGTCTCCAAGAGTTCACTCAGAAACTGAACTCAGCCACAACTGATTTGGAGAAAGCTGAAGCTCAGATTGGGGTTGATGTCCATAGCGCTCTCAACTCTGCTCTTTCAGGCTAA